In Acipenser ruthenus chromosome 6, fAciRut3.2 maternal haplotype, whole genome shotgun sequence, the following proteins share a genomic window:
- the gfral gene encoding GDNF family receptor alpha-like, which produces MKSSLFFAILLSCRLAEMSSQATECEMGKENCNADSSGCTGASDLLKDFCNMTAEPEDDVKLLWESSALAKFEHGGSRSCLEMTMFCIQDEICNRLLVPQIKACSENHNKCNATQCQRAVQKFYDNLPPKVAGMLVFCDCGPSDEPCQQVQGILHARLCSGDRDLPPTCLEVIDKCMEDTFCRERYELLQSKCWGDEKGLCQDYDNDKDCLLTPAEESTTCMRYHECRAAYIGTRGTFLQVPCICNGLQNTEQSTCKQFQNMLRRRSCSTHVSTSTSENIPLPSDTLETAFTTTGLYSLFNGTLICIIAYIIVIIMVAGVIMLILHKTRVCRTSDRSKYIPPVDTNDCPAVY; this is translated from the exons ATGAAATCTAGTCTGTTCTTTG CTATTTTGCTAAGCTGCCGTCTCGCTGAAATGTCAAGCCAGGCCACTGAGTGTGAAATGGGTAAGGAAAACTGTAATGCAGATTCAAGTGGCTGCACAGGAGCATCGGATTTACTTAAGGATTTCTGCAATATGACAG cagaacCAGAAGACGATGTCAAACTTCTATGGGAATCAAGTGCTCTTGCCAAATTTG AGCATGGAGGTTCCAGATCATGTTTGGAAATGACGATGTTCTGTATCCAGGATGAAATATGTAACCGGCTGCTGGTGCCTCAAATAAAAGCATGCTCTGAAAATCACAATAAGTGCAATGCTACTCAGTGTCAGAGAGCAGTACAGAAGTTTTATGACAATCTACCACCAAAGGTTGCAGGAATGCTGGTCTTTTGTGATTGCGGTCCTTCAGATGAGCCTTGTCAACAAGTACAGGGCATTCTTCATGCTCGGTTATGCTCAGGAGACAGAGATCTACCCCCAACATGTCTTGAAGTGATAGACAAATGCATGGAAGATACATTCTGCAG GGAGAGATATGAACTACTCCAGTCAAAGTGCTGGGGAGATGAAAAAGGATTATGTCAAGATTATGATAATGATAAAGACTGTTTATTAACTCCGGCTGAAGAGAGCACGACATGTATGAGATATCATGAATGTAGAGCGGCTTACATTGGCACAAGGGGAACCTTCCTTCAAGTTCCTTGCATATGCAATGGTTTGCAAAATACAGAACAATCGACGTGCAAACAGTTCCAAAACATGCTTCGCCGCAGGTCCTGCTCCA cacatGTTTCCACATCTACAAGTGAAAATATTCCATTGCCCAGTGATACTCTCGAGACGGCATTCACAACAACAggattgtattcattatttaatg GTACTTTGATCTGCATTATTGCCTACATCATAGTTATAATAATGGTGGCTGGTGTTATCATGTTGATTTTGCACAAAACAAG AGTCTGTAGAACATCTGACAGAAGCAAGTATATTCCACCTGTTGACACAAACGATTGTCCTGCAGTATACTGA